The Streptomyces phaeolivaceus genome has a window encoding:
- a CDS encoding class I adenylate-forming enzyme family protein — protein MSTGSPLTVCAAFDRVARVFRDSEAAADSVSRLTFGELDEASRRMVSLLRAEGVVPGMRVGLLTLPSTVHLVAWLAVVRSGAIPVVFHTREAAQLLARLCDKFDIGLVLHDASLTPTLTAMGEVCAGPLRGIPLRSGATGSAEALVSGREVPRDLAGFAPAHDLPVPAEDDPAVIILSSGTTSLPKGVLHSHRGAVDAARTALGIYAGLRPGQRVIVPYSTAFTGCYATWVPFLNAGACCVFLEKFDLPEYLAAIRRERITHVSLTPTMWRKLLTLDSNADTYASVVQAQFAAEPMDSTTLRRIRDTVSPNIVQAYGSTEMFGMVSVNVAKDMRGERLNSVGRPCLNTEVRIVREGGSAHDLMPVGEVGEVMATSPSVGEGVWGDEALTAKLFHVDEDGRRWWRSGDLGRLDEDGFLFLEGRSDDMIISGGINIMPNAVEEVLLGHPSVTEAAVVGLPHPEWGQQVHAFVVTGDPSLTAKALEDFMATSPLSGYQRPRKFHFVSSLPRTATNKLNRRRLREAGEPAREAVTESG, from the coding sequence ATGTCGACGGGTAGTCCGTTGACGGTGTGTGCGGCGTTCGATCGGGTGGCGCGCGTGTTTCGCGACTCCGAGGCCGCGGCGGACAGCGTCTCGCGGTTGACGTTCGGTGAGCTGGACGAGGCGTCGCGCCGCATGGTGTCGTTGCTGCGCGCCGAAGGTGTCGTGCCCGGCATGCGCGTGGGGTTGCTGACCCTGCCTTCGACGGTGCACCTGGTGGCGTGGCTGGCGGTGGTGCGGTCAGGTGCGATTCCGGTGGTCTTCCATACCCGTGAGGCGGCGCAACTCCTGGCGCGGCTGTGCGACAAGTTCGACATCGGCCTCGTGCTGCACGACGCGTCGCTCACGCCGACCCTGACCGCGATGGGCGAGGTGTGCGCCGGTCCGCTCAGGGGGATCCCGCTGCGATCCGGCGCCACGGGTTCCGCCGAGGCACTGGTGTCGGGGCGGGAAGTCCCGCGGGACCTGGCAGGGTTCGCGCCGGCTCACGACCTGCCGGTACCGGCCGAGGACGACCCCGCTGTGATCATCCTGTCCTCGGGGACGACGTCGCTGCCCAAGGGGGTCCTGCACAGCCATCGGGGTGCGGTGGACGCGGCACGCACCGCCCTGGGGATCTACGCCGGCCTGCGTCCGGGACAACGGGTGATCGTGCCCTACAGCACCGCCTTCACGGGGTGCTATGCGACGTGGGTGCCGTTCCTCAACGCGGGCGCGTGCTGTGTGTTCCTGGAGAAGTTCGACCTGCCGGAATACCTGGCCGCCATCCGGCGTGAGCGGATCACGCACGTGTCCCTCACCCCGACCATGTGGCGCAAGCTGCTGACGCTGGACTCGAACGCGGACACCTACGCCAGCGTCGTCCAGGCCCAGTTCGCCGCGGAGCCGATGGACAGCACCACACTGCGGCGGATCCGGGACACGGTGTCGCCGAACATCGTCCAGGCCTATGGCTCCACCGAGATGTTCGGCATGGTCAGCGTCAACGTCGCCAAGGACATGCGGGGTGAACGCCTCAACAGTGTCGGACGCCCGTGTCTCAACACCGAGGTGCGCATCGTCCGGGAGGGCGGCAGCGCCCATGACCTGATGCCGGTCGGCGAGGTGGGCGAGGTGATGGCGACCTCGCCGAGTGTGGGCGAGGGCGTCTGGGGCGACGAGGCGTTGACAGCGAAGCTGTTCCACGTGGACGAGGACGGCCGCCGCTGGTGGCGTTCCGGCGATCTGGGCCGACTCGACGAGGACGGTTTCCTGTTCCTTGAGGGCCGCAGCGACGACATGATCATCTCGGGCGGCATCAACATCATGCCCAACGCGGTCGAAGAGGTGCTGCTGGGCCATCCGTCCGTGACTGAGGCGGCAGTCGTCGGTCTGCCGCATCCGGAGTGGGGCCAGCAGGTCCACGCCTTCGTGGTGACCGGTGACCCGTCGTTGACGGCGAAGGCCCTGGAGGACTTCATGGCCACGTCGCCACTGTCGGGCTACCAACGCCCGCGCAAGTTCCACTTCGTGTCGTCGTTGCCGAGGACGGCGACCAACAAGCTGAACCGCCGGCGGCTCCGCGAAGCGGGAGAACCGGCTCGGGAAGCCGTGACCGAGTCCGGCTGA
- a CDS encoding alcohol dehydrogenase catalytic domain-containing protein gives MPKINVARLVAPGKPLEVGLADKPVPGPNDVLVKVAACSLVPNSFNVINGYTPFVMQDFPAVFGLDVAGTVEAVGEHVIDLEVGERVYVDPWLTCNTCHQCRRGRTDLCPYGCLRGYMAPTEHGGQLINQYPLGGLSEYVLSPAAKVARLPESIDLLTASRFGYVGTSFAALLKAGLGPGKSLLINGVTGTLGVAAVAIALGMGATKILGVGRNRELLERVRQMAPGRVETISSEDGVDLVAWAKERTGGIGVDAMYDCLGMGGDAGGTSALLRAVKDGGGAALVAGGAVGDVTQTYMEVLMQDVHAKGSNWFNAAEIDRMIAMIAAGVIDLSYMEHRSFALSEVNEAFEFVGSRPGGFVNVVVLPGESGTAAA, from the coding sequence ATGCCAAAGATCAATGTCGCCCGTCTCGTCGCCCCGGGCAAACCGCTTGAGGTCGGCTTGGCCGACAAGCCGGTTCCAGGCCCGAACGACGTCCTGGTCAAGGTCGCGGCCTGCTCGCTCGTGCCCAACTCGTTCAACGTCATCAATGGCTACACCCCGTTCGTGATGCAGGACTTTCCCGCGGTGTTCGGGCTCGACGTGGCGGGGACGGTCGAGGCGGTGGGTGAGCACGTCATCGATCTCGAGGTGGGGGAGCGGGTCTACGTCGACCCGTGGCTGACCTGCAACACATGCCACCAGTGCCGGCGCGGGCGGACCGACCTCTGCCCATACGGCTGCCTGCGCGGTTACATGGCGCCGACGGAACACGGTGGGCAGCTGATCAACCAGTACCCGCTGGGCGGCCTGTCGGAGTACGTGCTGTCCCCGGCGGCGAAGGTCGCCCGCCTGCCGGAGTCGATCGATCTGCTGACGGCCTCGCGGTTCGGATACGTCGGAACCTCGTTCGCCGCTCTCCTCAAGGCCGGCCTCGGCCCCGGCAAGAGCCTGTTGATCAACGGGGTGACGGGAACGCTGGGTGTCGCCGCGGTGGCGATCGCCCTCGGCATGGGCGCGACGAAGATCCTGGGCGTCGGGCGCAACCGCGAACTGCTGGAGCGGGTGCGGCAGATGGCCCCCGGCCGCGTCGAGACGATCTCGTCCGAGGACGGAGTCGACCTCGTGGCCTGGGCGAAGGAGCGCACCGGCGGCATCGGCGTCGACGCGATGTACGACTGCCTGGGCATGGGCGGCGACGCCGGTGGCACCAGCGCGCTCCTGCGGGCGGTCAAGGACGGTGGAGGTGCGGCCCTGGTCGCGGGCGGTGCCGTGGGTGACGTCACGCAGACCTACATGGAGGTGCTGATGCAGGACGTCCACGCCAAGGGATCCAACTGGTTCAACGCGGCGGAGATCGACCGGATGATCGCCATGATCGCCGCCGGCGTGATCGACCTGTCGTACATGGAGCACCGCAGCTTCGCCCTGTCCGAGGTCAACGAGGCTTTCGAGTTCGTCGGGTCGCGGCCGGGGGGCTTCGTCAACGTGGTGGTCCTGCCCGGGGAGAGCGGCACCGCGGCCGCGTGA